The Synechococcus sp. MU1617 genome window below encodes:
- a CDS encoding amidohydrolase family protein, whose amino-acid sequence MDAPSLEAQPGSGVLEAWAPLGLLDFTPSTPLPDVAKQGLTPVRLDWHQGRLREPKPLPAGHVPPSRMVLPRLVDCHVHLDKAYTWQEHPNLSGSYTGALDANLREHNTRTVASVLQRGERAMERAFANGLRAIRSHVDSGGPGAEPSWDALLTLQQRWRSRIDLQLVALVPLAFWGTAEADVLARRVAASGGCLGGVVTPPCGSSVVTEQLEALLRLADRYSCGVDLHIDEADHGAAEGMVQLLKALRRVPVQVAVTCSHASSLSLLPAPRLMRLAERMAAAQINVIALPLTNAWLLARADHATPLQRPQAPIRQLQRCGVPVAVAGDNVADPWFPGGDFDPLALLSASMPLTQLLPWQRLGLAPFTTAPPAILQLEWDGVLRAGAPADLICTEGRGWSDLIQCSPQRQILVNGHWQSSPSARH is encoded by the coding sequence ATGGACGCCCCGTCGCTTGAGGCCCAGCCGGGAAGTGGTGTTCTTGAGGCCTGGGCACCCCTTGGACTACTGGATTTCACCCCTTCAACGCCCCTGCCAGATGTCGCGAAGCAAGGGCTAACGCCCGTTCGCCTTGACTGGCATCAGGGGCGCTTGCGGGAGCCCAAGCCCCTGCCCGCCGGTCACGTGCCACCGTCTCGGATGGTGCTGCCGCGCTTGGTCGACTGCCATGTCCATTTGGACAAGGCCTACACCTGGCAGGAGCATCCCAACCTCAGCGGCAGCTATACGGGAGCCCTCGACGCCAATCTGCGGGAGCACAACACCCGAACCGTCGCCTCCGTGCTCCAACGCGGAGAGCGCGCCATGGAAAGGGCGTTTGCCAATGGGCTGCGGGCCATCCGCAGCCATGTCGACAGTGGTGGCCCCGGCGCTGAGCCCAGCTGGGATGCGCTGCTCACGCTGCAGCAGCGCTGGCGCAGCCGCATCGATCTCCAGCTGGTGGCGCTGGTGCCTTTGGCCTTCTGGGGGACAGCTGAAGCTGATGTTCTGGCGCGTCGCGTCGCCGCCAGTGGCGGCTGCTTGGGCGGTGTCGTGACTCCCCCCTGCGGATCTTCTGTGGTCACCGAGCAGCTGGAGGCGTTGTTGCGCTTGGCTGATCGCTACAGCTGCGGCGTCGATCTGCACATCGATGAAGCGGATCATGGTGCGGCGGAGGGCATGGTTCAGCTTCTGAAGGCTCTGCGGCGCGTACCAGTGCAGGTTGCAGTCACCTGCAGCCATGCCAGCAGTCTTTCCCTGCTGCCGGCGCCACGCCTTATGCGGTTGGCAGAGCGCATGGCGGCAGCACAGATCAATGTGATTGCCCTGCCTCTCACCAATGCCTGGTTGCTGGCACGGGCGGATCACGCCACACCACTTCAGCGTCCGCAGGCCCCAATCCGTCAGTTGCAACGTTGCGGTGTTCCTGTTGCGGTTGCGGGTGACAACGTGGCTGATCCTTGGTTCCCGGGAGGCGACTTTGATCCCTTGGCCCTGCTGTCTGCTTCGATGCCGTTGACTCAGTTGTTGCCCTGGCAGCGCCTGGGCCTGGCTCCCTTCACTACAGCGCCGCCCGCCATTCTTCAGTTGGAGTGGGATGGGGTGCTGCGGGCCGGTGCTCCAGCCGATCTGATCTGCACGGAGGGCCGGGGATGGTCCGATCTGATCCAGTGTTCTCCCCAGCGTCAGATTCTCGTGAACGGCCACTGGCAGTCGTCACCAAGCGCTAGACACTGA
- a CDS encoding DUF4359 domain-containing protein, with translation MLAGGVAAAGVLSLVVSNPSMEDYQAHAGDQLVRLGAKELCDEPTLPMVLRLWIRNCPELIASQRDALAALAGQFTTRRNLVVASLYSTQMEGKELLPGLRLPGFEVLSLGVAGRFVVLSTDASNGAEE, from the coding sequence ATGTTGGCGGGGGGGGTTGCGGCGGCCGGTGTGCTGTCGCTTGTGGTCTCCAACCCGTCGATGGAGGACTATCAAGCCCATGCCGGAGACCAGCTGGTCAGGTTGGGCGCCAAGGAACTGTGCGACGAACCGACCCTTCCGATGGTGCTGCGTCTTTGGATTCGCAATTGCCCTGAACTGATTGCCTCCCAGCGGGATGCACTGGCGGCGTTGGCGGGGCAGTTCACCACCCGTCGCAACCTGGTGGTGGCCAGTTTGTATTCCACCCAGATGGAAGGGAAGGAACTGCTGCCAGGTCTGCGCCTGCCCGGCTTTGAAGTCCTCAGCCTTGGTGTGGCAGGTCGTTTCGTGGTCCTCAGCACTGATGCCAGCAACGGTGCTGAGGAGTGA
- a CDS encoding DUF1611 domain-containing protein translates to MSGIQAPPGFREMRLVLLQHGGLASLTGKTGLAMLRHRAGPIVAVIDPDHAGQSLQHVTGIERDVPVVADLAAALPYKPEVAVVGLAPSGGRLPDPVRHDVLAALRAGLHLASGLHTRLADDPKLADARWPDRWIWDLRREPEGLNVGQARAAALPCRRLLAVGTDMAVGKMSACLSLLEAAQRTGISARFVGTGQAGILISGEGVALDAVRVDYAAGAVEAAVLRAADALPDRGLVLVEGQGSLCHPASTATLPLLRGTQPTALLLVHRAGQQTIDRLPQIPLPSLEALVATTETLASWARPDGAGQPAKVAAVALNTARLDEAQAREEVERVSQTLGLACTDPIRWGAEPLLGALMSC, encoded by the coding sequence ATGAGCGGGATTCAGGCGCCGCCGGGATTTCGGGAGATGCGTTTGGTGCTGCTCCAACACGGCGGTTTGGCCAGCCTCACCGGCAAGACTGGTCTGGCCATGCTCCGCCACCGTGCCGGACCGATCGTCGCGGTGATCGATCCCGACCATGCGGGCCAGTCTCTGCAACACGTCACCGGCATCGAGCGTGACGTGCCGGTGGTGGCGGATTTGGCTGCGGCTCTGCCCTACAAGCCAGAGGTCGCGGTGGTCGGCCTGGCTCCCTCGGGGGGGCGGCTGCCTGATCCTGTCCGCCACGACGTCTTGGCGGCGTTGCGCGCAGGCCTCCATCTCGCCAGCGGACTCCACACTCGCCTGGCCGATGATCCGAAGCTCGCGGATGCCCGCTGGCCCGACCGCTGGATCTGGGATCTGCGTCGGGAGCCGGAAGGACTCAACGTTGGCCAGGCACGCGCCGCAGCGCTCCCCTGTCGGCGCCTTCTGGCCGTTGGCACCGATATGGCTGTCGGCAAGATGAGTGCATGCCTTTCTTTGCTGGAGGCGGCCCAGCGCACCGGCATTTCCGCGCGCTTTGTAGGGACAGGACAGGCGGGAATCCTGATCAGCGGGGAAGGGGTCGCTCTGGATGCTGTTCGCGTCGATTACGCCGCCGGTGCGGTGGAGGCGGCGGTGCTGCGGGCGGCGGATGCTCTGCCGGACCGTGGCCTTGTGCTGGTGGAGGGGCAGGGATCGCTCTGCCATCCGGCCTCAACGGCCACCCTGCCCCTGTTGCGGGGCACCCAGCCGACGGCCCTTTTGCTGGTGCATCGGGCCGGCCAGCAGACCATTGATCGACTGCCTCAGATCCCTCTTCCAAGCCTTGAGGCCTTGGTGGCCACCACCGAAACCCTGGCGAGCTGGGCTCGGCCTGATGGGGCAGGTCAGCCAGCCAAGGTGGCCGCTGTCGCCCTCAACACCGCACGTCTCGATGAAGCTCAGGCTCGAGAGGAGGTGGAGCGCGTCAGCCAAACGCTGGGTCTGGCCTGTACCGACCCCATCCGCTGGGGTGCTGAGCCTCTCCTGGGAGCTTTGATGAGTTGTTGA
- a CDS encoding dipeptide epimerase, which produces MGWALTRFSLTKAVPLTISRGTTAAVVRLELRLERDGLVGRGETGGFETGHRAFALEAVEQELLALLPHLEALDPNRPQRFEPLLAGLSPPARCAIDLALWDWHGQRLGHPLWRLWGLDPAEGVATSVTLGLAPVDAVLDRLDRWWTQLPATRVKLKLGSPDGLDHDLSLLEAVAQAITDRSQRQGVVVELQVDANGGWTVDQTRRMLEPLASHQVVLLEQPLAPDLDPTQDTAGFAALHPHCPMALVADESCWDLEDLLRLAPVVDGVNLKLLKTGGLSQALLMAQLAQKKGLDLMVGCYSDSSLLNGAAAQMLPLIRWPDLDSHLNLVDDPFVGLELQDDRLRPSAMPGLGIRQAGGTAAL; this is translated from the coding sequence ATGGGCTGGGCCCTCACACGGTTTTCGCTCACCAAGGCCGTGCCCCTGACGATCAGCCGGGGCACCACAGCTGCCGTGGTGCGATTGGAGCTCAGGTTGGAACGTGATGGCCTGGTCGGCCGCGGCGAGACCGGTGGATTTGAAACCGGCCACCGTGCCTTTGCCCTGGAGGCTGTGGAACAGGAACTGCTGGCGCTGTTGCCGCACCTAGAGGCTCTGGATCCCAACCGTCCGCAACGGTTCGAGCCCCTGCTGGCAGGCCTGAGTCCACCGGCTCGTTGTGCCATCGACCTGGCTTTGTGGGACTGGCATGGGCAACGGCTCGGCCATCCGCTATGGCGGCTCTGGGGACTGGATCCAGCCGAGGGTGTGGCCACAAGCGTCACCCTGGGACTGGCTCCTGTGGATGCCGTGTTGGATCGTCTGGACCGCTGGTGGACGCAGCTGCCGGCGACGCGGGTGAAGCTCAAGCTGGGCAGCCCAGACGGGTTGGACCACGACCTCAGCCTGTTGGAGGCTGTGGCCCAAGCCATCACGGATCGATCCCAGCGGCAGGGTGTGGTGGTCGAACTGCAAGTGGATGCCAACGGTGGATGGACCGTGGATCAGACCAGGCGAATGCTGGAGCCCCTGGCCTCACACCAGGTGGTGCTGCTGGAGCAGCCCCTGGCTCCTGATCTGGATCCGACGCAGGACACAGCCGGATTCGCGGCGCTGCACCCGCACTGTCCGATGGCCTTGGTGGCGGATGAAAGTTGCTGGGATCTGGAGGATCTCCTGCGTCTGGCTCCGGTGGTGGATGGTGTGAATCTCAAGCTTCTGAAGACCGGGGGGCTCAGTCAGGCCCTGCTGATGGCCCAATTGGCGCAGAAGAAGGGGTTGGACCTGATGGTGGGGTGTTACTCCGACAGCTCCTTGTTGAACGGTGCAGCAGCTCAGATGTTGCCTCTGATCCGTTGGCCGGATCTCGACAGCCATCTCAACTTGGTGGATGACCCCTTTGTTGGCCTTGAGTTGCAGGACGATCGTTTGCGACCTTCGGCGATGCCTGGATTGGGGATCCGCCAGGCAGGAGGCACAGCAGCCTTATGA
- the miaB gene encoding tRNA (N6-isopentenyl adenosine(37)-C2)-methylthiotransferase MiaB, whose amino-acid sequence MVASAPLATDATANPQRGSYWITTFGCQMNKADSERMAGILEAMGYQEASAELDADLVLYNTCTIRDNAEQKVYSYLGRQAQRKRSNPNLTLVVAGCVAQQEGESLLRRVPELDLVMGPQHANRLETLLLQVDSGQQVVATEDHHILEDITTARRDSSICGWVNVIYGCNERCTYCVVPSVRGKEQSRLPQAIKLEMEGLAAQGYKEITLLGQNIDAYGRDLPGITPEGRRQHTLTDLLHHVHDVEGIERIRFATSHPRYFTERLIDACADLPKLCEHFHIPFQSGDNDVLQAMARGYTVERYRRIIDRIRERMPDASLSADVIVAFPGETDAQYRRTLDLIEEIGFDQVNTAAYSPRPNTPAADWDNQLPEEVKVERLREINALVERCARRANARYEGRTEEVLAEGINPKDPSQLMGRTRTNRLTFFSATGPDGEAFEAGDLVQVRIDAVRSFSLSGTPLPR is encoded by the coding sequence TTGGTCGCCTCCGCCCCCCTCGCCACTGACGCCACTGCCAATCCCCAGCGCGGCAGCTACTGGATCACTACGTTCGGCTGCCAGATGAACAAGGCGGATTCCGAACGAATGGCGGGAATCCTGGAGGCCATGGGCTACCAGGAGGCGTCAGCCGAACTGGATGCCGATCTGGTTCTTTACAACACCTGCACCATTCGGGACAACGCCGAGCAGAAGGTTTACAGCTACCTCGGCAGACAAGCCCAGAGAAAACGCAGCAACCCCAATCTCACCCTGGTGGTGGCGGGGTGTGTTGCCCAGCAGGAGGGCGAATCATTGCTGCGGCGCGTTCCGGAGCTGGATCTGGTGATGGGACCGCAGCACGCCAACCGGCTTGAGACCCTGCTGCTGCAGGTGGACAGCGGTCAGCAGGTGGTGGCCACCGAAGACCACCACATCCTTGAAGACATCACCACGGCCCGCCGGGACAGCAGCATCTGCGGCTGGGTGAACGTGATTTACGGCTGCAACGAACGTTGCACCTACTGCGTGGTGCCCTCCGTGCGGGGCAAAGAACAATCACGGCTGCCCCAGGCGATCAAGCTGGAAATGGAGGGTCTTGCCGCCCAGGGCTACAAAGAGATCACCCTGCTCGGCCAGAACATTGATGCCTACGGCCGTGATCTGCCGGGCATCACACCAGAGGGTCGCCGCCAACACACCCTCACCGATCTGCTCCATCACGTCCACGACGTGGAGGGCATTGAACGGATCCGTTTTGCCACCAGCCATCCGCGCTACTTCACCGAGCGGCTGATCGATGCCTGTGCCGACCTGCCCAAGCTCTGTGAACACTTCCACATTCCGTTTCAGAGCGGGGACAACGACGTGTTGCAGGCCATGGCCCGGGGCTACACCGTTGAGCGCTACCGGCGGATCATCGACCGCATCCGTGAGCGCATGCCCGATGCCTCATTGAGCGCCGATGTGATCGTTGCTTTCCCCGGCGAAACCGATGCGCAGTACCGCCGCACCCTCGACCTGATCGAAGAGATCGGCTTCGATCAGGTGAACACGGCGGCCTATTCACCCCGGCCCAACACCCCAGCGGCTGACTGGGACAACCAACTGCCGGAAGAGGTGAAGGTGGAACGCCTGCGCGAAATCAATGCCCTGGTCGAACGCTGCGCTCGCAGGGCCAATGCCCGCTATGAGGGGCGCACTGAAGAAGTGCTAGCGGAGGGCATCAATCCCAAGGACCCATCGCAGCTGATGGGGCGAACCCGCACCAATCGCCTGACCTTCTTCAGTGCCACCGGACCGGATGGTGAGGCCTTCGAAGCCGGCGATCTCGTGCAGGTGCGCATCGATGCCGTGCGCTCCTTTTCACTCAGCGGCACCCCCCTGCCCCGCTGA
- a CDS encoding D-alanine--D-alanine ligase family protein, translating into MPSSPITVGLVFGGRSGEHDVSIRSAATVVRGLRSGHNRERYTVQAIYIDRDGRWWGTEVAEATLVSETAPELTSPLPPSGFQGFPEGCDAVDIWYPVLHGPNGEDGTIQGLFQLTGKPFVGAGVLGSAVSMDKQAMKSAFTSAGLSQVPYVALHASELEDANSRSALLNRIETELNYPCFVKPANLGSSVGISKVRSRQELEEGLNQAAALDPRLVVEQGVNAREVECAVLGGRTLEASVIGEVRFDADWYDYETKYTAGRSSTLIPAPLPDQVSERIRAQALQACAAVGVNGMGRVDFFYDDANDQLWINEINTLPGFTAQSMFPMLWAASGVTLEQLVHKLIQTAGE; encoded by the coding sequence ATGCCGTCCAGTCCCATCACGGTCGGGCTCGTTTTTGGAGGCCGCTCTGGAGAGCACGACGTTTCGATCCGTTCTGCGGCGACCGTCGTCCGAGGCCTGCGCAGCGGGCACAACAGAGAGCGCTATACGGTGCAGGCGATCTACATCGACCGTGATGGTCGCTGGTGGGGAACGGAAGTGGCCGAGGCAACCCTGGTCTCCGAAACCGCACCGGAGCTCACTTCACCCCTGCCACCCTCAGGATTCCAAGGGTTCCCGGAGGGATGTGACGCTGTCGACATCTGGTACCCGGTGCTGCATGGTCCCAATGGCGAGGACGGAACGATTCAGGGGTTGTTCCAACTGACCGGCAAACCTTTTGTGGGGGCCGGTGTTCTCGGCTCCGCCGTCAGCATGGACAAGCAGGCGATGAAGTCCGCCTTCACCAGCGCCGGGCTGTCTCAAGTGCCCTATGTGGCTCTTCACGCGTCCGAACTCGAGGACGCCAACAGCCGTTCAGCCCTCTTGAATCGGATTGAGACCGAACTGAACTACCCCTGTTTTGTGAAGCCAGCCAATCTCGGCTCGTCGGTTGGAATCAGCAAGGTACGTTCCCGGCAGGAACTGGAAGAAGGCCTCAACCAGGCAGCAGCACTCGATCCAAGGCTTGTGGTGGAGCAGGGCGTCAACGCCAGAGAAGTGGAATGCGCCGTCCTGGGAGGACGCACGCTCGAAGCGTCAGTGATCGGCGAGGTTCGTTTTGATGCGGACTGGTACGACTACGAGACGAAATACACCGCAGGGCGAAGCAGCACGTTGATTCCAGCGCCCCTGCCTGATCAGGTGAGTGAGCGCATCCGTGCGCAGGCCTTGCAGGCCTGCGCTGCCGTTGGCGTTAACGGCATGGGGCGGGTGGATTTCTTCTACGACGACGCCAACGATCAGCTTTGGATCAACGAAATCAACACCCTGCCTGGTTTCACGGCCCAGAGCATGTTCCCGATGCTCTGGGCGGCCAGCGGCGTAACACTCGAACAGTTGGTGCACAAACTGATCCAAACAGCAGGAGAATGA
- a CDS encoding cell division protein FtsQ/DivIB translates to MRPLSRVSTNNKSSQQPVSTQVARRRELRRQRRQTLLIQLWRFVALLLVSGGFSWILLRHGWTLRSPEALILTGGTALEANQVIEAAKLRFPQPLLEVSPRALEQQLIKSLPVQSAHVQRRMLPARLLISLKPEIPVAKAVRQGPFGRERGLLNAEGQWIPLSDALPEPLTEIVVRGWNDQQRSQIAALLQQRDRFEGRLKAIVLHPDGNVSLITTALGQIDLGGEPALLNAQIETIVHLNKTLPKQLRQAHQSSLDLSNPDRPELQLPTPPEPKKVKTQP, encoded by the coding sequence GTGCGACCTTTGAGCCGGGTCTCGACCAACAACAAATCCTCCCAACAGCCGGTTTCCACTCAGGTCGCCCGGCGCCGGGAATTGCGCCGGCAGCGTCGCCAGACCCTGTTGATTCAACTTTGGCGCTTTGTGGCCTTGCTGCTTGTCAGTGGTGGATTCTCCTGGATCCTGCTGCGCCATGGCTGGACGCTGCGGAGCCCTGAGGCGCTGATCCTGACCGGTGGCACTGCCCTTGAGGCCAATCAGGTCATCGAGGCCGCCAAGCTGCGCTTTCCCCAACCCCTGCTAGAGGTCAGTCCCAGGGCACTTGAACAACAGCTGATCAAGTCCTTGCCGGTGCAAAGCGCTCATGTGCAGCGACGAATGCTGCCTGCTCGCCTCTTGATCAGCCTGAAGCCCGAGATTCCCGTCGCCAAGGCGGTGCGTCAGGGTCCTTTTGGACGGGAACGGGGGCTGCTGAACGCCGAAGGGCAGTGGATCCCCCTGAGCGACGCTTTGCCAGAGCCACTGACGGAGATCGTGGTGCGTGGTTGGAACGACCAACAACGCAGCCAGATCGCTGCACTGCTGCAACAACGGGATCGCTTCGAGGGGAGGCTGAAAGCCATCGTGCTTCACCCCGACGGCAATGTCAGCCTGATCACCACCGCACTGGGCCAGATCGATCTAGGTGGCGAACCAGCCCTTCTGAACGCCCAGATCGAGACGATCGTCCACCTCAACAAGACGTTGCCGAAGCAGCTGCGCCAGGCCCATCAGAGCAGCCTTGATCTCAGCAATCCGGACCGACCAGAACTGCAACTGCCGACGCCACCCGAGCCCAAAAAGGTCAAAACACAACCCTGA
- the ftsZ gene encoding cell division protein FtsZ has protein sequence MEMVSGSGSYTAAGIQPSQSARIEVIGVGGGGSNAVNRMILSDLEGVGYRVLNTDAQALIQSQAQQRLQLGQTLTRGLGAGGNPTIGQKAAEESRTDLHDALQGSDLVFIAAGMGGGTGTGAAPVVAEVAREVGALTVGIVTKPFSFEGRRRMRQADEGIARLAEHVDTLIVIPNDRLRDAIGGAPLQEAFRSADDVLRMGVKGISDIITCPGLVNVDFADVRSVMTEAGTALLGIGIGSGRSRAVEAAQAAIASPLLETERIDGAKGCVINISGGKDMTLEDMTTASEVIYDVVDPEANIIVGAVVDEALEGEIHVTVIATGFENKQPYRSERSRSMPSMSNRAEPEENGARIPEFLRRRQQQDNGTV, from the coding sequence ATGGAGATGGTGAGCGGCTCAGGGTCTTACACGGCAGCGGGAATCCAGCCCAGCCAATCCGCCCGCATCGAGGTAATCGGCGTTGGCGGCGGTGGAAGTAATGCCGTCAACCGCATGATCCTCAGTGACCTTGAGGGTGTGGGCTATCGCGTTCTCAACACCGATGCACAGGCCCTAATCCAGTCGCAAGCCCAGCAACGCCTGCAGTTGGGGCAGACCCTGACCCGAGGGCTTGGCGCCGGTGGCAATCCGACCATCGGCCAGAAAGCAGCCGAGGAATCCCGTACTGACCTGCACGACGCACTGCAGGGCTCCGATCTTGTGTTCATTGCCGCTGGCATGGGCGGTGGAACCGGTACTGGTGCCGCACCAGTGGTGGCCGAAGTCGCCCGTGAAGTCGGTGCTCTCACCGTCGGCATCGTGACCAAGCCGTTCAGCTTCGAGGGCCGTCGTCGCATGCGTCAGGCCGACGAAGGAATCGCTCGCTTGGCGGAACACGTGGACACCCTCATCGTGATCCCCAACGACCGCCTGCGTGATGCCATCGGCGGAGCTCCCCTTCAGGAAGCCTTCCGCAGTGCGGACGATGTTCTGCGCATGGGCGTCAAAGGCATCAGTGACATCATCACCTGCCCTGGCCTGGTGAACGTTGACTTTGCGGACGTTCGCTCCGTGATGACAGAAGCGGGAACGGCACTGCTGGGCATCGGCATCGGTTCCGGTCGCTCCAGAGCCGTGGAAGCAGCCCAGGCCGCGATCGCCAGCCCACTGCTTGAAACCGAGCGGATCGATGGCGCAAAAGGCTGTGTGATCAACATCAGCGGCGGCAAGGACATGACCCTGGAGGACATGACCACGGCTTCAGAGGTGATCTACGACGTCGTCGACCCCGAAGCAAACATCATCGTGGGAGCTGTGGTGGATGAGGCGCTCGAAGGCGAGATTCACGTCACGGTGATCGCCACAGGATTCGAAAACAAGCAGCCCTACCGCAGCGAGCGCAGCCGCTCCATGCCATCCATGTCAAACCGTGCTGAACCCGAAGAGAACGGCGCGAGAATTCCTGAATTCCTGCGTCGCCGTCAACAACAAGACAACGGCACTGTATGA
- the panB gene encoding 3-methyl-2-oxobutanoate hydroxymethyltransferase, with protein MRPSDLTRFKQKGQPIAVLTAWDSLSAALAEAAGADVLLVGDSLAMVALGHATTLPVSLDQMLHHTQAVARGLTSMPADQPLLVCDLPFLSYQCGEDRAVAAAGHLLKESSAAAVKLEGAEPEVVAVIDRLVRMGIPVMGHLGLTPQAVHRLGYRRQATDAISQERLIEQACTLEQKGCFSLVLEHVPSELACRVQQALTIPVIGIGAGDGCDGQVRVTADLLGLTAKQPPFSPALVDGRRLFIDALKGWVSQTRNHTPPTKESPQSTPDC; from the coding sequence ATGCGTCCTTCTGATCTGACCCGCTTCAAGCAGAAGGGCCAACCCATCGCCGTGCTCACCGCTTGGGACAGCCTCTCTGCGGCTCTGGCTGAAGCCGCCGGTGCCGATGTGCTGCTGGTCGGTGATTCACTGGCGATGGTGGCGCTGGGCCATGCCACAACCCTGCCGGTGAGCCTGGACCAGATGCTCCATCACACCCAGGCGGTGGCGCGGGGATTGACGAGCATGCCCGCCGATCAGCCCCTGTTGGTCTGCGACCTGCCCTTTCTCAGCTACCAGTGCGGTGAAGACCGCGCCGTGGCGGCTGCAGGACACCTGCTGAAGGAGTCCAGTGCTGCAGCGGTGAAATTGGAGGGAGCGGAACCGGAGGTCGTCGCCGTGATCGACCGACTGGTGCGGATGGGCATTCCTGTGATGGGGCATCTGGGCCTCACCCCCCAGGCCGTGCATCGTTTGGGTTATCGCCGCCAGGCCACGGACGCCATCAGCCAGGAACGCCTGATCGAGCAGGCATGCACCCTCGAGCAGAAGGGCTGCTTCTCCTTGGTGCTGGAACATGTTCCATCGGAGCTGGCGTGCCGGGTGCAGCAGGCCCTAACCATCCCGGTGATCGGCATCGGTGCAGGTGACGGCTGCGACGGCCAGGTGCGCGTCACGGCAGATCTGCTGGGGCTCACCGCCAAACAACCTCCGTTCAGCCCAGCGCTCGTGGATGGCCGCCGCTTGTTCATCGACGCATTGAAGGGTTGGGTCAGCCAGACCCGGAACCACACTCCTCCCACCAAAGAATCACCTCAATCAACACCTGATTGCTGA
- the hemW gene encoding radical SAM family heme chaperone HemW, with product MPYPIPPRSAYLHIPFCHRRCYYCDFAVVPLGDQARADQGPGSRSIREYLTLLHREIASAPSGPPLSTVYIGGGTPSLLCPDQIGALLDALANKFGLQPGAEITLEMDPATFDSAQLASVLAHGVNRISLGGQSFDDAVLEQLGRRHRQSDLHAAIDWMVQALSDGTLRSWSLDLIQNLPGQTLSGWDSQLDQAIASQAPHLSIYDLSVEPGTVFDRQRSLGLLKLPEDDLAVALMGRTTQRLAAAGLSRYEISNHARPGHASRHNRVYWSGAGWWGFGMGATSAPWGVRLARPRTRAAYAAWLDHPPEESIAEAGLPLDDQLLVGLRRREGVTLQGLDADALVRRWQPFVERGWLQQRAGRWCLTDPEGMALSNQVLIEVILWWEECGSGSG from the coding sequence ATGCCTTATCCCATCCCGCCCCGCAGCGCCTACCTCCACATTCCCTTCTGCCACCGGCGCTGTTACTACTGCGATTTCGCCGTTGTTCCCCTGGGGGACCAAGCCCGCGCCGATCAGGGGCCTGGCAGTCGCTCGATCCGTGAGTACCTGACCCTGCTGCATCGGGAAATCGCCTCTGCCCCAAGCGGTCCGCCCCTATCCACGGTCTATATCGGTGGGGGAACTCCATCGCTGTTGTGCCCTGATCAGATCGGAGCACTGCTCGATGCCTTGGCAAACAAATTTGGTCTTCAGCCGGGTGCGGAAATCACCCTGGAGATGGATCCGGCCACCTTTGATTCCGCGCAATTGGCCTCCGTACTGGCCCATGGAGTGAATCGCATCAGCCTGGGGGGCCAGAGCTTTGATGACGCGGTGCTCGAACAGCTGGGGCGTCGGCACCGCCAGAGCGACCTCCATGCGGCGATCGACTGGATGGTGCAGGCCTTGAGCGATGGCACGCTTCGATCCTGGAGTCTCGATCTCATCCAGAACCTCCCGGGCCAGACCCTTTCCGGGTGGGATTCGCAGTTGGATCAGGCGATTGCCAGTCAGGCCCCCCATCTCTCGATCTACGACCTTTCGGTGGAACCGGGCACGGTGTTTGATCGCCAACGCTCGCTTGGCCTGTTGAAGCTGCCGGAGGACGACCTTGCCGTTGCGCTGATGGGGCGAACCACCCAACGACTCGCAGCTGCCGGCCTCAGCCGCTACGAGATTTCAAACCACGCCCGTCCGGGGCATGCCTCCCGACATAACCGGGTGTATTGGAGTGGTGCCGGTTGGTGGGGATTTGGCATGGGAGCGACATCAGCACCCTGGGGGGTGCGCTTGGCGCGACCCCGCACCCGCGCTGCCTATGCGGCATGGCTGGATCACCCTCCTGAGGAATCCATCGCCGAGGCTGGTCTCCCCCTGGATGATCAATTGCTGGTGGGTCTGCGGCGCAGGGAAGGAGTGACCCTTCAAGGTCTTGATGCCGATGCCCTGGTGCGACGTTGGCAACCGTTCGTTGAGCGTGGATGGCTGCAGCAGCGAGCAGGGCGTTGGTGCCTCACCGACCCCGAGGGCATGGCCCTCAGCAATCAGGTGTTGATTGAGGTGATTCTTTGGTGGGAGGAGTGTGGTTCCGGGTCTGGCTGA